The following coding sequences are from one Sander lucioperca isolate FBNREF2018 chromosome 2, SLUC_FBN_1.2, whole genome shotgun sequence window:
- the ckap2l gene encoding cytoskeleton-associated protein 2-like, with product MEEAEIVSILSRKELHKQKLMEYLAEKGKLKLPNPKPYLRDDCQVKKHVTSTLKVVKGKENQAPADRFRYESTKIQTLAAQSTKHPARGAFGVSNKLNVLGSMLTGRQNTNRPSATSGPAQPKLDKTRTYTIVSSKSNPNAASRLTKKPNAGEPSSGRAPSNAARTAVTKSSSRFSSGSNATWSCSMKTISVRISLGPMVKTKTGLTPAVTQPRNSQSQNSTHTSATAADTTTATTMSVANKVRSSTSSSVSQRSAMAQRKTLPTPALNYHERTRAGIKVPDQNKSNPKPLLGKHSQPSCKSQLSSEMKSMSISSKCTAAPIKPEGKAGMSKTNKSASQPTDRSTKQRSDGAGIKNGPPCKVASRTSSRPVSRCISRAITGVVGAAVAELGGKTKTCEETGGTKGHSSANAPPPQSGIKRTSSPVMSQTVPRPGKTISHTGHAVDTKTSKVPVRVFPQTEVKKLTAAQEERMRKLQEWREAKGISYKRPPMPVKPQVRRTVAVPQPFWGTMKEEDDAHSLTCAVDRSLADCIKLVEEGCAPDQVKEVLSRLPAVSQKFAKYWICQARLMEQEGNLDVLPMFEEAVGVVLEPVDELRTVVFEILKKKDEIQENEKEDQIPTGEGTPESINNPMMTPKPVRALICGEKGDSSVVKYKITATPGGPPSQQTEPVRVNGQEVRFFTPVRRSVRIERSSLRYPVSLQDHDLCVASYNDLISEEDDQGTEERKHKETSLSAHNTPMYIYRQNEALQDKVFVQLVYDEGV from the exons ATGGAAGAAGCAGAGATCGTATCGATACTTTCCAGAAAAG AGTTGCATAAGCAAAAGTTGATGGAATACTTGGCAGAAAAAGGAAAGCTGAAACTGCCCAACCCTAA GCCATACCTCCGTGACGACTGCCAGGTTAAGAAGCATGTGACGTCTACACTAAAG gttGTTAAGGGAAAAGAGAACCAGGCTCCGGCTGACAGATTCAGATACGAAAGCACAAAAATTCAAACTCTGGCTGCTCAATCCACAAAACACCCTGCCAGAGGAGCATTTGGTGTCAGtaacaaattaaatgttttaggCAGCATGCTGACTGGACGGCAGAATACCAATCGTCCATCTGCAACCAGTGGCCCAGCACAGCCAAAGCTTGACAAGACAAGAACGTACACCATTGTGTCCTCCAAATCCAACCCGAATGCAGCTAGCCGTCTCACAAAAAAGCCAAACGCAGGAGAACCATCTTCAGGCAGAGCCCCTTCAAATGCAGCTCGTACAGCTGTAACTAAATCGAGCAGCAGATTCAGCAGTGGCTCAAATGCAACCTGGTCGTGTTCAATGAAGACGATCAGTGTCAGGATAAGTCTCGGCCCCATggtcaaaacaaaaacaggactCACTCCTGCAGTGACCCAGCCAAGAAACAGTCAAAGTCAAAACTCAACACACACCTCTGCCACAGCAGCTGATACCACCACCGCCACCACTATGTCTGTTGCTAACAAGGTGCGATCCAGCACCTCGTCATCTGTTTCCCAGAGGTCTGCCATGGCTCAGAGGAAAACATTACCTACCCCTGCTCTAAACTACCATGAGAGAACAAGAGCTGGGATTAAAGTTCCAGATCAGAACAAGTCTAACCCTAAACCACTTTTGGGTAAACATTCTCAGCCATCTTGTAAGAGTCAGCTATCAAGTGAAATGAAATCAATGTCCATCTCCTCCAAGTGCACAGCTGCACCTATAAAGCCAGAGGGGAAAGCAGGGATGTCAAAAACTAATAAATCAGCTAGTCAGCCCACAGACAGGTCCACAAAGCAGAGATCTGATGGGGCAGGGATTAAAAATGGCCCACCATGCAAAGTTGCCTCCCGAACATCCTCGAGGCCAGTGAGCAGGTGCATTTCCAGAGCAATCACTGGGGTTGTGGGAGCTGCTGTGGCTGAGCTGGGAGGGAAAACCAAGACATGTGAAGAGACAGGTGGTACGAAGGGACACAGTTCAGCAAATGCTCCTCCACCACAAAGTGGTATAAAAAGAACAAGCTCTCCTGTGATGTCCCAGACAGTGCCACGGCCTGGCAAGACCATCAGCCATACCGGTCATGCCGTAGACACAAAGACATCAAAGGTcccagtcagagttttcccccagACTGAAGTTAAGAAACTGACTGCCGCCCAAGAGGAAAGAAT GAGAAAACTACAGGAATGGCGGGAAGCCAAGGGTATTTCCTACAAGCGTCCTCCAATGCCAGTGAAACCTCAGGTCAGGCGCACTGTGGCTGTACCCCAGCCTTTCTGGGGCACCATGAAGGAGGAAGACGACGCCCACTCTCTCACCTGTGCAGTGGACAGATCCCTGGCTGACTGCATCAAATTGGTTGAAGAG GGTTGCGCTCCAGACCAGGTGAAGGAGGTTCTCTCACGACTGCCAGCTGTGTCCCAGAAGTTTGCCAAATACTGGATCTGTCAGGCCCGCCTCATGGAACAAGAGGGCAACCTGGATGTCCTGCCCATGTTTGAAGAGGCTGTTGGTGTTGTGTTGGAG CCAGTGGACGAGCTGCGGACTGTGGTGTTTGAGATTCTGAAGAAGAAGGACGAGATCCAAG AAAACGAGAAAGAGGACCAAATTCCAACAGGTGAAGGCACCCCAGAGAGTATCAACAACCCAATGATGACTCCTAAACCTGTCAGAGCTCTCATTTGTGGAGAGAAAGGAGACTCATCTGTAGTCAAGTACAAGATCACAGCAACTCCTGG TGGCCCACCAAGCCAACAGACAGAACCGGTGCGGGTCAACGGCCAGGAGGTTCGCTTCTTTACACCTGTCAGACGCTCCGTGCGAATCGAGAGATCCTCACTCCGATACCCCGTGTCCCTCCAGGACCACGATCTCTGTGTGGCCTCCTACAATGACCTGATCTCTGAGGAGGATGACCAGGGAACTGAAGAGCGGAAGCACAAGGAAACCAGCCTGTCTGCTCACAACACGCCCATGTACATCTACAGACAGAACGAAGCACTTCAAGACAAAGTGTTCGTCCAGCTCGTCTACGATGAAGGCGTTTAG
- the LOC116054171 gene encoding interleukin-1 beta, giving the protein MESKMTCNVSDMWSSKLPKGLDFEISHHPLTMRRVVNLIVAMEKFKGSSSTSVLSTEFTDENLLNIMLENLVEEKMVCVCESTPPTQISKIRDQTCSVTDGEKRSLVLVRNSMELHAVTLQGGTDTTKVHLNMSTYLHPTSSVEGKTVALGIKESPNLYLSCRKDGAEPTLHLEVVEADHLSRISSDSDMVRFLFYKQTTGVNISTLMSVAFPDWYISTAEQNNKPVEMCLESANRHRTFNIREI; this is encoded by the exons ATGGAATCCAAAATGACATGCAATGTGAGCGACATGTGGAGCTCCAAGTTGCCCAAGGGACTGGACTTTGAGATTTCCCATCATCCACTGACAATGAGGCGTGTGGTCAACCTCATCGTCGCTATGGAGAAGTTCAAGGGCAGCAGCTCAACTTCAGTGCTGAGCACCGAATTCACAGATGAAAACCTGCTCAACATCATGCTGGAGAACTTAGTGGAAG AGAAaatggtgtgcgtgtgtgaatcAACTCCACCAACTCAGATCAGCAAGATACGCGACCAAACGTGCAGCGTGACTGACGGCGAGAAGAGGAGCTTAGTTCTAGTCCGAAACAGCATGGAGCTCCACGCAGTGACGCTGCAGGGAGGTACTGATACCACAAAAG TTCACCTCAACATGTCGACCTACTTGCACCCTACATCCAGCGTTGAGGGCAAAACTGTGGCTCTGGGCATTAAGGAATCACCAAATCTTTACCTGTCTTGCCGCAAGGACGGTGCCGAGCCAACCTTGCATCTTGAG GTTGTGGAGGCAGACCATCTGTCGAGGATCAGCTCGGACAGCGACATGGTGCGATTTCTCTTCTACAAACAGACCACCGGGGTGAACATCAGCACCCTCATGTCTGTTGCCTTCCCTGACTGGTACATCAGCACAGCAGAGCAAAACAACAAGCCAGTGGAAATGTGCTTGGAGTCTGCCAATCGCCACCGAACCTTCAACATCCGTGAGATTTAA